A region of Moorena producens PAL-8-15-08-1 DNA encodes the following proteins:
- a CDS encoding PhnE/PtxC family ABC transporter permease: MTQSLSRPPLLNRSLLWGICFVIFIGMAVVKAGIFEQDLVNVGGFYQLLRFLRASLHPEVSPEFLQLTLKATLTTLAYAACGTFLSILLGVVAGVITSQVWWLTVLPHWTLRQPIWLGIRGLLAFPRAIHEMIWGIFFVSIWGLDPLAAIMAIAIPYGAIVAKVFSEILDETPRGALMALLSSGVSPLMAFLYSIIPQAFSNLLSYTLYRFECSIRSATVLGLVGAGGLGYEILLSLQSLRYEQLWTFFYALVLLSAAIDISSVILRRRINLTVVLILVALCCLGFLYVSPDLSKFWSPRTQKLLGDIAQASFPLDFKTVPLSQLWKLSLQTLVMSVLASAGSGLVGIVLSFPAAHNFLLPGGLLNPSPKASRLAALQGWSILVFTRIILLFGRAIPAPIWALVVMFVMFPGVLPGAIALGLHNLGILGRLMAEINENLEKPPLEALKAQGTPGALLFLYGIFPMNLPRFLAYIFYRWEVCMRETVIVGLVGAGGLGVLLTEQLSSFDYPSVGMTLVCFVFLTFFVDWVSAAARESITPHKSLNY; encoded by the coding sequence ATGACTCAAAGTTTATCTCGTCCACCATTACTGAATCGCAGCCTGCTGTGGGGAATTTGTTTTGTCATTTTTATCGGGATGGCGGTTGTTAAAGCTGGTATCTTTGAGCAAGATCTTGTTAATGTGGGAGGATTTTACCAACTGTTGCGGTTCTTGCGGGCGAGTTTGCACCCCGAAGTGAGTCCTGAGTTTCTGCAGCTGACCCTGAAGGCTACCCTCACCACCCTAGCTTATGCCGCCTGCGGCACTTTTCTGAGTATCTTGCTCGGCGTGGTGGCAGGAGTTATCACCTCCCAGGTTTGGTGGTTGACAGTCTTGCCTCACTGGACTCTGCGACAACCCATCTGGCTGGGAATTCGGGGACTGCTGGCCTTCCCCAGAGCAATTCATGAGATGATCTGGGGCATTTTTTTTGTCAGTATCTGGGGTTTAGATCCTCTGGCGGCCATTATGGCCATCGCCATTCCCTATGGGGCAATTGTCGCGAAGGTCTTCTCAGAAATTCTGGATGAAACGCCCCGGGGTGCTTTGATGGCATTACTCAGTAGTGGCGTGTCTCCCTTGATGGCCTTTCTTTACAGTATCATTCCACAAGCCTTTTCAAATCTCCTGTCCTACACCCTCTATCGCTTTGAGTGTTCCATTCGTTCAGCTACTGTACTGGGACTGGTTGGGGCTGGTGGGTTGGGCTATGAGATCTTGCTGAGTTTACAGTCTCTGCGTTACGAACAACTATGGACATTTTTCTATGCCCTAGTTTTATTAAGCGCTGCGATTGACATCAGTAGTGTCATCTTGCGCCGCCGGATTAATTTGACAGTAGTTTTAATTTTAGTGGCTTTGTGCTGTTTGGGGTTTTTGTATGTCAGTCCTGATCTGAGCAAGTTTTGGTCTCCCCGAACTCAAAAACTCTTGGGTGACATTGCCCAAGCATCATTTCCCCTCGATTTTAAGACTGTGCCCTTGTCGCAGCTGTGGAAGTTATCACTACAAACTCTAGTTATGTCTGTCCTGGCCAGTGCTGGTTCTGGTCTTGTAGGGATTGTTCTGTCTTTTCCGGCAGCCCATAATTTTTTGCTACCAGGGGGATTGCTCAATCCCAGTCCAAAAGCTTCCCGATTAGCTGCCTTACAAGGCTGGTCTATCCTAGTATTCACCAGGATCATACTACTGTTTGGCAGAGCTATTCCTGCCCCAATTTGGGCATTAGTGGTGATGTTTGTCATGTTTCCGGGAGTTTTACCTGGTGCGATCGCCCTAGGATTGCATAATCTAGGCATCCTTGGCAGGTTGATGGCAGAAATAAATGAAAATTTGGAAAAGCCTCCCTTAGAAGCCTTAAAAGCACAAGGAACTCCAGGAGCACTCTTGTTTCTCTATGGGATATTCCCGATGAATTTACCTCGTTTTCTGGCTTATATTTTCTATCGCTGGGAGGTGTGTATGCGGGAGACGGTCATTGTAGGATTAGTTGGGGCTGGAGGATTAGGGGTATTGTTGACCGAACAACTGAGCAGCTTTGATTATCCGAGTGTGGGCATGACGCTGGTTTGTTTTGTCTTTTTGACTTTTTTCGTTGATTGGGTGAGTGCTGCCGCTAGAGAATCGATAACTCCTCATAAATCTCTAAACTATTGA
- a CDS encoding phosphonate ABC transporter ATP-binding protein translates to MTKIPIFELKQVSQQFGQFRALTNLNLKIYPGERVALVGASGAGKSTLIRLLNGILLPSQGEVWVLGRNLARISPRQLRQVQRRLGTVYQQFNLVNNLRVIHNVNAGHLGRWSLMKALVSLLFPQEVDTALKALAQVGIPEKLYAPTEELSGGQQQRVALARVLVQNPDVIIADEPISNLDRQMSREIMDLLKEISETGGKTLVTSLHSIEFACSHCDRLVGLQRGKIVFDVPPGVLSQSMIDKLYATETDLMNV, encoded by the coding sequence ATGACTAAAATTCCTATCTTTGAACTCAAACAGGTATCCCAGCAATTTGGCCAGTTTCGGGCATTGACTAACCTTAACCTCAAGATTTATCCTGGGGAACGAGTTGCCCTAGTGGGGGCGAGTGGTGCAGGTAAAAGTACCTTGATCCGCCTGCTCAATGGCATTTTACTCCCCAGTCAAGGAGAAGTCTGGGTCTTAGGTCGTAATCTAGCTAGAATCTCCCCGCGCCAATTGCGTCAGGTACAGCGTCGCCTTGGCACCGTTTACCAACAGTTCAATCTAGTCAATAACCTCCGGGTGATTCATAACGTTAATGCGGGTCATTTAGGACGCTGGTCATTGATGAAAGCTCTTGTTTCTTTATTGTTTCCCCAAGAGGTAGACACTGCTCTCAAGGCTTTAGCTCAGGTAGGAATTCCCGAAAAGCTTTATGCACCCACCGAGGAACTGTCTGGAGGACAGCAACAAAGGGTTGCCTTAGCTAGAGTGCTGGTGCAAAATCCTGACGTGATTATTGCTGATGAACCGATTTCTAACCTGGACAGGCAAATGAGTCGGGAAATTATGGATTTGCTAAAGGAGATAAGTGAAACCGGGGGAAAGACATTAGTAACTAGTCTGCATTCTATCGAATTCGCCTGCAGTCATTGCGATCGCTTGGTGGGATTGCAACGGGGAAAGATTGTCTTTGATGTTCCTCCAGGGGTTTTGTCTCAGAGCATGATCGACAAATTATATGCTACAGAGACTGATCTGATGAATGTATAG
- a CDS encoding putative selenate ABC transporter substrate-binding protein, producing MNKKILLGFLLVLLLPVTACSPSSDSTSSSGNGAQVQSFTTGAIPDQDPEKLQRLYGKLAAYLEAELKVPVEYKPVIDYAAAVTAFRVGDLDLVWFGGLTGVQARLQVEEAEAIAQRDIDAEFHTVFIANKSSGLKPIKDIKDLKVLKGHTLTFGSESSTSGRLMPQYFLEQAGVTLDDFKGEVGFSKSHDATIQLVEAGSYKVGALNEQVWKSRVAAGNVDLKKVELIWRTPAYYDYHWVINPKVKERYGDDFVERVQAALLKLDPNVPEQKEILDLFGATKFISTKNDNYAQIEKIGRKIGKIK from the coding sequence ATGAACAAAAAAATCTTACTAGGTTTTCTTTTAGTCCTATTACTACCGGTTACTGCCTGTTCCCCTAGCTCCGATTCTACATCCTCGTCTGGAAATGGGGCTCAGGTTCAATCTTTTACCACTGGAGCAATCCCCGATCAAGATCCTGAAAAGTTACAGCGACTCTACGGCAAGCTTGCAGCTTACCTAGAAGCAGAATTAAAGGTTCCGGTAGAATACAAGCCTGTGATTGACTATGCAGCAGCGGTAACAGCTTTTCGGGTGGGGGACTTGGATCTGGTCTGGTTTGGTGGACTGACTGGGGTTCAAGCACGGTTACAGGTAGAAGAGGCTGAAGCGATCGCTCAACGGGATATTGATGCTGAATTTCACACCGTTTTTATCGCCAATAAAAGCAGCGGGCTCAAACCCATTAAGGATATTAAAGATTTAAAAGTTTTGAAAGGTCATACCTTAACTTTTGGCAGTGAGTCATCTACCTCTGGACGCTTGATGCCCCAGTATTTTCTCGAACAAGCAGGGGTAACCTTAGACGATTTTAAAGGTGAAGTTGGGTTTTCCAAATCCCACGATGCCACGATTCAATTGGTTGAGGCAGGGAGCTACAAGGTAGGAGCCTTGAACGAACAGGTCTGGAAGAGTCGCGTTGCAGCTGGAAATGTGGACTTAAAAAAAGTAGAGTTGATTTGGCGAACTCCAGCTTACTATGATTATCACTGGGTGATTAATCCTAAAGTCAAAGAACGCTACGGGGATGATTTTGTCGAGCGGGTTCAAGCCGCCTTATTAAAGCTAGATCCTAATGTTCCCGAGCAAAAAGAAATTCTTGATTTATTTGGAGCTACTAAATTTATTTCTACAAAAAATGACAACTATGCCCAAATTGAGAAAATTGGACGGAAAATTGGCAAGATTAAGTAA
- the selD gene encoding selenide, water dikinase SelD, with translation MQPAPQPITTDLVLVGGGHSHAIALKKFAMKPLPGVRITLITDNAHTPYSGMLPGHVAGFYSYDEAHIDLRRLAVFSKAQLYLDQAIGLELTEKKVICANHPPVAFDYLSIDIGSTPARVGTPGAAKYAIPAKPVPLFLAAWEQIAAQVEHNPMGPLTLGIVGGGAGGVELALNMQAKLHQILTHAGQPTEKLQIHLFHRGTQLLPQHNRWVRGHLEKILFQRGIRIHLREEVSQISADADQSQPLKVICDSGLKVECHHVFWVTQASAPSWIKASGLATDERGFILVADTLQSISHPHVFATGDIATMQNYQRPKAGVFAVRQGKPLFENLRRIVLGQKLLPYHPQARYLSLIGTGDQEAIASWSFLEWRSPLLWLWKDQIDRKFMDKFDDLPSMEAEEPNSRGDQESKRQEDNLSSSLLPSPISKPKMHCAGCGSKVGSTILEKVIKRLPIMGGADIMIGLGDPDDAAVLQVPAGQLLVQTVDYFRSLIDDPYIFGQVASNHCLSDIFAMGATPQSALAIVTIPYGTDEKIEETLYQLMSGANKILQDCQSPLIGGHTTEGAELAFGLSCNGLVHPDQLLRKSGMKPGQVLILTKAIGTGTLFAADMRYQAKGRWIEQAIESMLLSNQTAAQVLLESGATACTDITGFGLFGHLFEMVKASQVGVELDLDAIPILPGAIETVEAGITSSLHPQNLRLAIYINNATQVGDLAKYQLLFDPQTSGGLLAAIPAENVDECIKKLKTFGHKQSSLIGRVIPAPETMPITLRNVELRIEN, from the coding sequence ATGCAGCCAGCTCCTCAACCGATCACCACAGATTTAGTCTTAGTTGGTGGTGGTCACAGCCATGCGATCGCTCTCAAAAAGTTTGCCATGAAACCTCTGCCTGGTGTCCGTATAACCCTGATTACCGACAATGCCCACACCCCCTATTCGGGAATGCTACCAGGTCATGTTGCCGGTTTTTACAGCTACGATGAAGCTCACATCGACTTGCGTCGTCTGGCGGTGTTTTCCAAAGCCCAATTATATTTAGACCAAGCGATTGGTCTGGAGTTAACTGAAAAGAAAGTAATTTGTGCCAATCATCCCCCTGTTGCCTTTGATTATTTATCCATTGATATTGGCAGTACGCCAGCAAGGGTTGGAACACCTGGTGCAGCTAAGTATGCGATTCCTGCAAAACCGGTTCCCCTGTTTTTGGCAGCCTGGGAGCAAATCGCTGCCCAGGTGGAACACAATCCCATGGGTCCTCTCACCTTGGGTATTGTTGGGGGTGGAGCTGGTGGAGTAGAACTGGCCCTGAACATGCAAGCAAAATTGCATCAAATTTTAACCCATGCCGGTCAACCGACGGAGAAGTTACAAATTCATTTATTCCATCGAGGCACACAACTGTTACCCCAGCACAATCGTTGGGTCCGGGGTCACTTAGAAAAAATTTTATTCCAACGAGGAATTAGAATCCATTTAAGGGAAGAAGTGAGTCAAATATCTGCTGATGCCGATCAATCCCAACCCCTCAAGGTGATCTGTGACTCTGGCTTAAAAGTTGAATGCCACCATGTCTTTTGGGTGACTCAAGCCTCGGCTCCCAGTTGGATTAAAGCCTCAGGACTAGCCACTGATGAGCGCGGGTTCATTCTCGTTGCCGATACCTTACAGTCGATTTCCCATCCCCATGTCTTTGCTACTGGAGATATTGCCACCATGCAAAACTACCAGCGGCCTAAAGCTGGGGTATTTGCTGTTCGTCAGGGAAAACCATTATTTGAAAACCTGCGACGGATTGTCTTAGGGCAAAAACTGCTCCCTTACCATCCCCAGGCTCGATATTTAAGTTTAATTGGCACCGGGGACCAAGAAGCGATCGCTTCTTGGTCATTTTTGGAGTGGCGCTCACCGCTGCTGTGGCTATGGAAAGACCAAATTGACCGTAAATTCATGGATAAGTTTGACGATTTACCGTCAATGGAAGCGGAAGAACCAAACAGTAGGGGAGATCAAGAGTCCAAAAGACAAGAAGACAATCTCTCCAGTTCCCTGTTGCCATCACCGATTAGCAAACCCAAAATGCACTGTGCAGGCTGTGGTTCAAAGGTCGGTAGTACAATTCTAGAAAAGGTGATCAAACGGCTGCCGATCATGGGAGGAGCCGATATTATGATTGGATTGGGGGACCCAGATGACGCAGCTGTTTTGCAAGTGCCAGCCGGTCAACTGCTGGTACAGACAGTGGATTATTTTCGTAGCTTGATCGATGACCCCTATATCTTCGGTCAAGTTGCCAGCAATCACTGTTTGAGTGACATTTTTGCCATGGGAGCAACTCCTCAAAGTGCCTTAGCCATCGTCACCATTCCCTACGGGACAGACGAAAAAATCGAAGAAACCCTCTATCAATTGATGTCGGGAGCCAATAAAATCCTCCAAGACTGTCAGAGTCCCTTAATTGGTGGTCATACCACTGAAGGCGCGGAATTAGCCTTTGGTCTGTCCTGCAACGGGCTAGTTCATCCCGACCAACTTTTGCGCAAAAGTGGGATGAAACCTGGGCAAGTGTTGATTCTAACCAAAGCTATTGGTACAGGAACACTGTTTGCAGCTGATATGCGCTACCAAGCTAAAGGTCGCTGGATTGAGCAGGCCATTGAATCCATGTTGCTCTCCAATCAAACCGCTGCCCAAGTCCTTCTTGAATCCGGCGCAACAGCCTGCACTGACATTACTGGATTTGGGCTGTTCGGACACCTGTTCGAGATGGTAAAAGCCTCCCAAGTGGGAGTTGAATTAGACTTAGATGCCATACCGATTTTGCCAGGAGCCATAGAAACCGTGGAAGCAGGAATTACCAGTTCCCTACACCCTCAAAATTTACGACTAGCCATCTACATAAATAATGCTACCCAGGTTGGTGATTTAGCCAAATACCAGTTGTTATTTGACCCTCAAACCTCTGGTGGACTCCTGGCTGCTATTCCAGCTGAAAACGTTGATGAATGTATCAAGAAGTTGAAAACATTTGGCCACAAGCAAAGCTCCTTGATTGGTAGGGTTATTCCTGCTCCGGAAACTATGCCAATTACCCTGAGGAATGTAGAATTGAGAATTGAGAATTGA
- a CDS encoding Uma2 family endonuclease yields MTISKSHTYFTPEEYLEIERVSPIKHEYLQGQIVAMAAASKAHVIITGNLSALLVNHLRDKGCISYATDMKLRLPSLNLFYYPDLAVTCDDRDRYSNEDFIMHPKLIIEVLSDSTEAFDRGEKFADYKTIAEFEEYVLLHQKQILVEQFQRKSNNLWVPQIYRAGDTIKFTSIGFSCAIAKLYENIEQLF; encoded by the coding sequence ATGACAATTAGCAAAAGCCATACCTACTTTACACCGGAAGAGTACTTGGAAATTGAACGGGTTAGTCCCATCAAGCATGAATATCTTCAGGGTCAAATTGTTGCTATGGCAGCTGCGAGTAAAGCCCATGTCATTATCACAGGAAATCTCTCGGCTTTACTAGTAAATCATTTACGTGATAAAGGTTGCATCTCTTATGCAACTGACATGAAGCTTCGCTTGCCCTCCTTAAATCTCTTCTATTACCCCGATTTAGCTGTAACCTGTGACGACAGGGATCGCTACTCCAATGAAGACTTTATTATGCACCCCAAACTGATTATTGAAGTGTTATCAGACTCCACCGAAGCATTTGATCGAGGTGAGAAATTTGCCGACTACAAGACAATCGCAGAATTTGAGGAGTATGTGCTACTCCACCAAAAACAAATTCTAGTGGAGCAATTCCAGCGTAAGTCAAACAATCTGTGGGTTCCCCAGATCTATCGAGCCGGAGACACAATCAAGTTTACCAGCATTGGCTTTTCTTGTGCGATCGCCAAGCTCTACGAAAATATTGAGCAGCTGTTTTGA
- a CDS encoding family 2B encapsulin nanocompartment shell protein produces the protein MVYTSERPQQSVSVRAAKKLACTTKSPLQMRAISPRWLLQLLPWVEVSGGTYRVNRRDVRILEGFSANDDGEKNIDILSCHEGEPTLTQTFVDYDDDPPEYPLRVAQTIVRVHTRVSDLYSNARDQLQEQLRLTIEGLRERKEWEIVNNDGNGDPDRAFGLLHRADPSMRLSTRTGPPTPDDFDELLAKVWKQPAFFLAHPKAIAAFGRECTRRGVPPGTVNLFGSPFITWRGVPIIASNKLAVDAKGKSNILLMRVGEAQQGVVGLRKTGLIGEHEEIPGVSVRLMGIDQKAIASYLVTLYFSAAVLVPDALGVLENVDIGCYYD, from the coding sequence ATGGTTTACACATCGGAGCGGCCACAACAGAGTGTAAGTGTTCGGGCCGCCAAGAAACTAGCCTGTACCACCAAATCCCCGCTGCAAATGCGGGCCATTTCACCACGCTGGTTGCTCCAGCTATTGCCTTGGGTTGAAGTTTCAGGGGGGACTTACCGTGTCAACCGACGGGATGTCAGAATTTTAGAGGGTTTTTCCGCAAACGATGACGGAGAAAAGAACATTGACATCTTAAGTTGTCACGAAGGGGAACCCACCCTCACCCAAACCTTTGTTGACTATGACGATGATCCGCCGGAATATCCCTTAAGGGTGGCTCAAACGATTGTGCGGGTGCATACCCGGGTCAGTGACCTCTACAGCAATGCCAGAGATCAGTTGCAAGAGCAGTTGCGCTTGACTATTGAAGGGCTAAGGGAGCGCAAGGAATGGGAAATTGTCAATAACGATGGCAATGGTGATCCAGACCGAGCCTTTGGGTTACTCCACAGGGCGGATCCTTCCATGCGACTCTCAACACGCACAGGTCCCCCCACCCCCGATGATTTCGATGAACTCTTGGCTAAGGTGTGGAAACAACCTGCTTTTTTCTTGGCCCACCCTAAGGCGATCGCCGCCTTTGGTCGGGAATGCACTCGTCGTGGGGTTCCCCCAGGCACAGTGAACCTGTTTGGATCGCCCTTTATCACCTGGCGCGGGGTTCCCATTATTGCCAGTAACAAACTTGCCGTGGACGCCAAAGGCAAATCCAATATTCTGCTGATGCGCGTGGGTGAAGCGCAGCAAGGAGTGGTAGGGCTACGTAAAACAGGTTTGATTGGCGAACATGAAGAGATTCCAGGTGTGTCCGTGCGGTTGATGGGCATTGACCAGAAAGCGATCGCCTCCTACCTCGTCACCCTTTACTTTTCTGCTGCTGTGCTGGTTCCCGATGCTTTGGGGGTACTAGAAAATGTAGATATTGGTTGCTACTATGATTAG
- a CDS encoding SufS family cysteine desulfurase, whose amino-acid sequence MTEEQGLNLSPSPQNSQPLESSFGGDLSDPQMLDQILNQLLAQLPEPLTSPQAIAGMIPQMLTGQGLSQPVAAAQSQSSSQSPKQPEAQPQQTTSGQSPEQLLSDAQQQLSSLQGLGQIIDPIMSEAQQLMSGLESLDLLGAEAQQQLSSGSTPDQMAGTSQQSPDLQGKTPTSAPLTSVPQGDTSGSALMPEISSAQTPNLSPTQTSEAATKSTTAPSTATEANRPGRQVPSQSPSSENGMTGMGDLSLSEFLPDSAELQRLFEQGMAAVVPTEPALPASPQSGSDQMGAAGSTSTALQNPEQVGSEVEPKAKTVLNPEQPGAVSQQSSPDIQGKTAASSQPASLFDESSPDFYFLPNLSPTMTSAASMLPAGDPSGSNMVAPEQLGGVIETQSRELQGQGEGEIQNLKQIGGRSTSEALPQVEMLPGAEFLSILEEGVGRIPLSEADLHQSLTEPPAAVPLPPGSTPKFYFLPDSKPAESTSSKPSTEQPTSQLPKDGFDVEAVRRDFPILHQQVHGKPLIWMDNAATSQKPQSVIDTLSQFYEQDNSNVHRGAHTLAARSTNAYEDAREKIQRFLGASLAKEIVFVRGTTEGINLVAQAYGRKHVKAGDEILLTTLEHHSNIVPWQMLAQEKGAVLKVAPISDQGEILLEEYQKLLSDRTRIVALSHVSNVLGTVLPIKTMAAMAHRHGATVMVDGAQSVPHFRTNVQDLGADFYVFSGHKLFGPTGIGALYGKAALLKEMPPWQGGGNMIDSVSFEKTTFNDIPAKFEAGTGNLAAAVGLGAAIDYLNQIGFEAAAKHEEALMAYATAAMAAIPGLRQIGTAAGKVSTLSFTLKNISSEDMGKFLDSEGIAVRAGHHCAQPTLKRFGLTSTVRPSLAFYNTFGEVDKLIAAIKKAKHQLS is encoded by the coding sequence ATGACTGAAGAACAAGGTTTAAATCTTTCCCCATCGCCTCAGAACAGTCAACCCCTTGAAAGTTCTTTCGGAGGGGATCTATCCGATCCCCAAATGTTAGATCAAATATTGAATCAGCTCTTGGCCCAGCTACCCGAACCGCTAACCTCACCACAGGCAATAGCTGGCATGATACCACAGATGTTGACTGGACAGGGTTTAAGTCAACCCGTAGCGGCTGCTCAATCCCAATCCAGCAGCCAGAGTCCCAAGCAACCGGAGGCTCAACCCCAGCAGACCACTAGTGGGCAAAGTCCAGAGCAATTGCTGTCTGATGCCCAACAGCAGCTGTCCAGCCTACAGGGTCTAGGCCAAATAATAGACCCAATCATGTCTGAGGCTCAACAACTTATGTCTGGTCTGGAGAGCCTAGACCTATTGGGAGCTGAAGCTCAACAGCAGCTGTCCAGCGGGTCAACCCCAGACCAGATGGCTGGAACTAGTCAGCAATCTCCTGATCTGCAGGGAAAAACACCCACATCTGCCCCATTAACGTCAGTGCCTCAGGGGGATACCTCTGGCTCTGCCTTAATGCCTGAGATCTCCTCAGCACAAACCCCCAACTTGTCTCCGACTCAAACCAGTGAGGCAGCAACCAAAAGCACAACTGCACCCAGCACTGCTACCGAAGCCAATCGGCCAGGGCGTCAAGTACCCAGCCAATCTCCAAGCAGTGAAAATGGCATGACAGGGATGGGGGATCTCAGCCTCAGCGAGTTCCTACCCGACTCAGCCGAATTACAGCGTCTGTTTGAGCAAGGCATGGCAGCCGTTGTGCCAACCGAACCTGCTCTTCCGGCTTCCCCTCAATCTGGCTCAGACCAGATGGGAGCAGCAGGATCTACCAGTACAGCATTGCAGAACCCTGAACAGGTAGGATCGGAGGTTGAACCAAAAGCTAAAACGGTGCTAAACCCTGAACAACCTGGTGCAGTGAGCCAACAATCCTCTCCTGATATCCAGGGTAAAACAGCGGCTTCTTCCCAACCTGCGTCTTTATTTGATGAAAGTTCCCCCGATTTTTACTTTTTGCCAAATCTGTCTCCAACCATGACCTCTGCTGCCTCTATGCTACCTGCTGGTGACCCATCCGGTAGCAACATGGTGGCTCCCGAACAACTCGGAGGGGTAATAGAAACCCAAAGCCGTGAGCTACAAGGTCAAGGGGAAGGGGAAATCCAAAACCTCAAACAAATTGGGGGACGGAGCACCAGCGAGGCTCTACCTCAGGTTGAGATGCTACCCGGTGCCGAGTTCCTGAGCATTTTAGAGGAAGGGGTTGGTCGCATTCCTCTGAGTGAAGCAGATCTGCATCAGTCTCTAACCGAACCTCCAGCAGCGGTGCCCCTGCCCCCTGGAAGCACACCTAAGTTTTACTTTTTGCCAGACTCAAAACCGGCGGAGTCAACTTCATCCAAGCCTTCCACTGAGCAACCAACCTCGCAACTGCCCAAAGATGGCTTTGATGTGGAAGCGGTAAGGCGAGACTTCCCAATTCTGCACCAGCAGGTTCATGGCAAGCCACTGATCTGGATGGATAATGCGGCCACCAGTCAAAAACCCCAGAGCGTGATCGATACCCTATCCCAGTTCTACGAACAGGATAATTCCAATGTACACCGAGGGGCTCATACCCTAGCGGCGCGCTCTACCAATGCCTACGAAGACGCTCGGGAAAAAATTCAACGGTTTCTGGGCGCAAGTTTAGCCAAGGAAATTGTCTTTGTACGGGGTACGACCGAAGGGATTAATCTGGTGGCGCAAGCCTATGGTCGCAAGCATGTTAAAGCTGGGGATGAGATTTTGCTCACTACCTTAGAGCACCACTCTAACATTGTGCCCTGGCAGATGCTAGCCCAAGAGAAAGGAGCTGTGTTAAAGGTTGCTCCTATTAGTGATCAAGGGGAAATCCTACTGGAGGAATATCAAAAACTGCTCAGCGATCGCACCCGTATCGTTGCCCTAAGTCATGTTTCCAATGTATTGGGAACGGTGCTGCCCATCAAAACCATGGCAGCTATGGCTCATCGCCATGGTGCTACGGTTATGGTCGATGGGGCTCAATCGGTTCCCCATTTCCGAACCAATGTTCAAGACCTGGGGGCTGACTTTTATGTTTTCTCCGGTCACAAGCTCTTTGGCCCCACTGGTATTGGTGCTCTATATGGCAAGGCAGCTTTACTCAAAGAGATGCCTCCCTGGCAAGGTGGTGGCAACATGATTGATTCTGTTTCCTTTGAAAAAACTACCTTTAACGACATTCCAGCTAAATTTGAAGCAGGTACCGGCAACCTGGCGGCAGCCGTAGGTTTAGGGGCAGCCATTGACTATCTCAATCAAATTGGTTTTGAAGCAGCGGCTAAACATGAAGAAGCATTGATGGCCTATGCCACAGCGGCAATGGCTGCTATTCCAGGATTGCGCCAGATTGGCACAGCAGCGGGTAAGGTAAGTACGTTGTCCTTTACCCTTAAGAATATATCTTCAGAGGATATGGGGAAATTCTTGGATAGTGAAGGCATTGCCGTGCGTGCCGGACACCATTGCGCCCAACCCACCCTGAAACGGTTTGGGTTGACTAGCACTGTGCGCCCATCCTTAGCCTTTTACAACACCTTTGGAGAAGTAGATAAGCTGATTGCAGCAATTAAAAAGGCCAAACACCAGCTATCCTAA